TCTACCGCTACGGCCTCCTCGTCAACCCCGACCTCAAGGTCTACAAGCCCTGGCTCGACCCCACCTTCATCGACGAGCTAGGCGGCCGCGCCGAGATGTCCGCCTTCATGACCAAGGCCGGCTTCGGCTACAAGATGTCCGCTGAAAAGGCCTACTCCACCGACTCCAACATCCTCGGCGCAACCCACGAAGCCAAGGACCTCGAGCTCCTCACCACCAGCATGAAGATCGTCGCCCCCATCATGGGCACCGCCTTCTGGCGAGACGACGTCACCATCAAACCCGAAGAGATCACCATCCGCTTCGAAGAAGGCTTCCCCGTCGCCCTCAACGGCAAAGAGCTCTCCGACCCCGTAGCCCTCATGCTCGAAGCCAACGCGATCGGCGGCCGCCACGGCCTCGGCATGAGCGACCAGATCGAAAACCGCATCATCGAAGCCAAGAGCCGCGGCATCTACGAGTCCCCCGGCCTCGCTCTCCTCTTCATCGCCTACGAGCGCCTCATCACCGGCATTCACAACGAGGACACCATCGAGCAGTACCGCGACAGCGGCCGCAAGCTAGGCCGACTCCTCTACCAGGGCCGCTGGTTCGATCCCCAGGCCATCATGCTCCGCGAAGCCGCCCAGCGCTGGGTCGCCAAACCTGTAACCGGAGAAGTTACAATCGAACTCCGCCGCGGCAACGACTACTCCATCCTCAACACCGCATCGCCCAACCTGACCTTCCACCCCGAGCGCCTCACCATGGAAAAGGGCGAATCCACCTTCTCCCCCCGCGACCGCATCGGCCAACTCACCATGCGCAACCTAGACATCACCGACACCCGCGCCAAACTAATCACCTACGCCCAAACCGGCCTAATCACCCTAAGCAAAGGCTCCGAAATGCCCCAACTCACCACCACCAAGGAACCCAAGGAGTAGCCACCAATTCTTTCGCAAGATACTTTTGTTGTCGTTTCTTTTTGTTGTCATTCCCGAAGGGAATCTGCGTTTCGCTAGTCAAGCCACAGACACAACAGAAAGCACAATGCCAAAACGCGAATACCAATTCTGGCTCTACATTCTCTCCAACCGCTCCCACATTCTCTACATTGGCGTCACCAACAACCTTCGCAAAAGAATCTATCAACACCGCAAAGAAGCGCCAAGCAGCTTCACATCACGCTATAAAGTCACCCGGCTCGTTTTCTTCGAGCGTCATCAGTACATCAATAACGCCATCGCTCGTGAGAAGGAACTCAAGCATTGGACACGGACACAGAAAATCGCTTTGATTGAAAAGACGAACCCAACTTGGGAAGAACTGATGCCAGACGAGTCAGGAGAGCCCGCAGCTAAAGAGACTAAGCCGCAATGTCAGAGAGCCAACAACCTGCCCTGAAAACTGTCTACGTTAAGCTTTTCGAAGAAGCAGTAGATGTGATTCGGCCAACGTCTGCGGTCTCACTCGGCCAAGGCAAATACCAGTTGCTACCACCTGATAACTACGACCCCGAAGATGAGCACTGGGAATTCGTTCCGGGAAGCATAGTCGAAGTAGTAAGAACAACCATTGACGGCAAATTGATCCTGCTGGCCATCTCGCTCGCAAAAGAGAATTTCAAGGATAACGATGTCTAACAACGAACAACCAACCAAAATGTGGTCCGGCCGCTTCCGCGAACCACTCGACCCCACCTTCGAATCCTGGCAGCGCTCCTTTCCCTTCGACTGGCGGCTAGTCCCCTACGAAGTAGAAGCCAGCATAGCCCACGCCCGAGCCATCCAAGCCGCAGGCATCCTCACCAGCGAAGAGCTCCTGCAAATGGAAGAAGGCCTCCGCGCTATAGCCCAGCAGCATTCCGAACAAGGCGAAGCCATCGTCACCGCCACCCCCCAGGCCGAAGACGTCCACCACTACGTCGAACTCGAACTCACCAAACAAATCGGCGACCTGGCCCTCAAGCTACACACCGGCCGCAGCCGCAACGAGCAGATCGCCACCGACATGCGCCTCTTCGTCCGCGAAGCCATCGACAACACACTCGCGGGCCTCACCGCATGGCGCAAAGCCTTGGTCGAACTAGCCGAGCAAGCAGGCGAAGCCACCATGCCCTCCTACACCCACCTCCAGCGCGCCGAACCCGTCCTCGTAGCCCACTGGCTCTTAGCCTACGTCAGCATGATCGAGCGCGACGCTAGCCGCCTCACCGACGCCCGCAAGCGCATGAACCTCTGCCCCCTCGGCTCCGGAGCAGTAGCAGGCGCAACCCTCGCCCTGGACCGCACCATCGCCGCCCGCGCCCTCGCTTTCGACGCGCCCACACCCAACAGCATGGACGCCACCAGCGACCGCGACTTCGCCCTCGAGTTCACTCAAGCCATCGCCACGCTAGGCATTCACATCTCCCGCTTCGCCGAAGAACTCACCCTCTACTCAACCGCAGAGTTCGGCTTCCTCGACCTCCCCGAGCGCTTCTCCACAGGCTCCAGCGCGATGCCGCAGAAGAAAAACCCCGACCTAACCGAACTCATCCGAGGTAAATCCGGCCGCCTGCTAGGCGCAGCCACAACACTAGCCACCCTCATCAAAGGCCTCCCACTCGCCTACAACAAAGATCTCCAAGAAGGCCAGGAGCCAGTCTTCGACGCAGCCGACACCATCGCCGGAATCCTAAGCGTCCTCCCCGCCTTCACCGCGTCCCTGAAATTCCGCTACGACGCCATGAAGATCGCCGCCCACTCCGGCTACCTCAACGCCATGGCCGCCGCAACCTATCTCACCGATAAGGGCATCCCCTTCCGCAAAGCACACGAGCACATCGGCAACGCCGTCCGCCTCGGCCTGGAAACCCAACGCGAACTCCAGCAACTTACCCTCGACGAACTCCGCACCATCTGCCCCCAGTTCGGCGACGACTTCTTCCAGGCCATCACTTTGGAAGCAACATTAGACTGCCACGACGTCATCGGAGGCACCGCCCGCCCCCGCGTCAAAACCGCCCTAACCGAAGCAAAGGCCCGTCTCACGGAGCACGCGTGATGACGAAGCCGGTTAAACCTCTTGCTTACCCAAAGAAGCTGGTTCAATCTCTCGCTTCCCCACGGATTCGTCATCTCGACCGAAGCAATAGACAGTTCCATCGTCTATTGCGTAGTGGAGAGACCCCCCGTATTTCGTCTTTTGCCGGGTGCCGGGTGCCACATATCTCGATTTTGAGATGTGGGCCTTCGCGCGAAGGCGCGAACCGCACTCCTCAACACCCGCACCAAACCGAATCCTCAAATCATCCAATACTCTGCGAAAATAAACCAAGGAGCCGAACACAGTTGCCCATCACCCCCCTGATGACCGTGAGTGAATCTACCTCCTCATCCCGCCTCCGCGTAGGTGGCGCCACCGTGCGCAAAGCCAAACTCCCCGACGCAGTCGCCATCTTCGACCTCGTCAACTCCCTCTCCGGCGACGGCACCCTCCTCCGCCGCAACTACGCCGAGATCTGCGAGAACATCCGCGACTTCGCCGTAGCCGAATCCCCCGTCGACGGAGACTCAGGCGGCGTCTTCCTCGGCTGCGGCGCCCTCCACCTCTACGGCCCCCACCTCGCCGAGGTCCGCTCCATCGTCGTCAAGCCCGAAGCAAAAGGCCAGGGCGCAGGCGGCCGCCTCCTCCGCGCGCTCCTCGAAGAAGCCGAAGAGCAAAAGGTCACCGCCGTCTGCCTCTTCACCCGCATCCCGGACTTCTTCTTCCACTTCGGCTTCCGCGTCGTCGACCGCACCACGCTGCCCGACAAGATCTACAAAGACTGCCAAACCTGCCCGCGCCTCTACGCCTGCGACGAAGTCGCGATGGTCCGCGGCCCCCTGCCAAAGATCGCCGTCCTCGGCCCATCACGCATCGCCCAGCCCGAACTAGTCAAGCTCCAGACCGGCGTAATCTCCCAGGGAAATTAGCTGAAAAGAAGATGTCCTGCCGGACGGGCCCACTGCGCGTGGAGCGGTCACTTCGTGACGTGTGTACCTTCTTGGTAATTGAAGTGGAGTGGTCCTCCCGTTGGTCGGAATCATCTTCCTCCGACCAACGGGAGGACCATGCGAAGCTCTAAAAAGGCGTGCGAACGCCCGCCCCACGCGCAGTGGGCCCGTCCGGCAGGACAGCTCTTTCAAACACTCAAAAAATAAATCTCAAAACCGTGGCGCATTTTTCGCCCCTCAAAAACGATCTGCTAAAACACCACGTCCACCATGCTTAAACACCACGTTTCACCACCCAAAACACCACGCTACGCACCCACTTTTCTCAAAATACCCCTGTAAAAACCCCAAATCACCACGCCAGAAAAAAAATCCCTCACCAGGCGTGATAAAAACCATCCCGCTCCGAAAGCTGAACCTCCGTCTTAAACAAATCACTCAACCTCTCCGCCGTAAGCAACTCCGCCTTCGACCCATCCGCGACAATCCGCCCCTCCCGCATCATCAAAATCCGGTCAATCTCCGGCGGAATATCCGCAATATGATGGGTAATCAGCATGATCCCAGTCCCCTGCTGCGCCAGCCGCCGCATCAACCCCCGCAGCTCCGCCTGGGCCGCCAGATCCAGCGCATTCGAAGGCTCATCCAGCAGCAACATCCCCGCCGACCCCACTAGCGCCCGCCCTATCATAATCCGTCTCTGCTGCCCCGCCGACATCTCCCCCACCAGCTTCTCCGCAAACCCCACCGCATCAATCTGCCGCAGCACCACCTCCGCATGAACCCGCATAGAATCCGTCACCAAAAGATTCGGCCACAGCGTACTACTAGAAAAAAAGCCAGTAATCACCGCATCCCGGCCGCTAGTCTTCAGCGTCTGCTTCCCCGGCAACTCTGCCGAAACCACACCCAGCCGCTTCTTCAACTCCGTAAGATCCCACCGCTCGCGCCCAAAGATCCTGACCTTCATCTCCGGGTGCACCACCGGATAACACTCGCAAGTAATCGTCTTGATCAGCGTCGACTTGCCACACCCATTCGGGCCAAGAATCGCGATGTGCTCCCCAGCATTGACCGACAGGTTGATATCGTGAAGAACAACATTCTCTCCGCGGGCTACGTTGACGTGGGCGAGATGAAGAAAAGGTTCTACTAGGTTCCCTTGCATAGCTTCAGAATATAGAGAGAGCCACTAACTTATGCATCACTCGACCGTTCCTTATGCTCGAATTGCAAGTCCGTAACCCTGTGTCAGTTTTGACATCTGATGAAACAACATAGTCTCGAACGCTGCGTACAAAAAAGGAGCGGAAAACGGAATGGCAGAAGAATCAGAGTTTGCTGACGAGCGCCTAGCCTACGCCCTGCTGCGCATGGTGGTCGGCATAAATCTGATGATGCACGGCGTAAGCCGCATGATCGCTGGTCCAGGAGAGTTCGCAGCGAAACTCGTCATGCAGTTCGGCCATGCGCCACTTCCTGCATGGAGCGTATGGTTCTTCGGCTTAATCCTGCCCACCATCGAATCTCTCTTAGGTCTCCTCGTTCTCATCGGCCTGAGAACCCGAGCAGCGCTCATCGCCGCAAGTCTCCTCATCGCCGTGCTGACGTTTGGATCGGCTCTTCTGCAGGACTGGGCCGCCGCAGGAACCCAACTCACCTGCGCACTGATCTACTCCGCGCTAATCTTTCTACACCGCTACAACGGATACTCGATCGACTCCTGGATGAAGAGCCGTTAGCCTCTTCGTTCCACCAGCAACGGAACTCCATGTTTTGGCCGAAGGCTGATCGCAGGATTAAGCGCGATCTCAGCTGATCCCTCGGGCAGACTAAGCCGCCAGTCACGAACGATCGTAACCAAAGACAGCACTCCCTCCATCCAGGCCAACCCTTCGCCGATGCACTGCCGGCTTCCCGCCGCAAACGGAAAGAAGGCGAATCGTGGCCGTGGTCTGGCAGTCTCTCTTTTATCAACGGCAAAACGATCAGGATCGAAGCGAAGCGGGTCAGCGTAAAAGCGCGGGTCCCGGTGAACGACGAACTGCGGCGCGACAAGCACAGCGCCTTTAGCAATCGCATAGCCGGCAATCTCATAAGGCTCGACACAGGTACGAGCCGTCACCCACACGGGAGGGTAAAGCCGCATGGTCTCCGAGAAGACCTGAGTAGCATAAGGCAGACGCGAGTAGTCCTCCGCTGTCGACGTTCGGTCGCCAAGAACCGTGCGTGCCTCCTGCCACAGACGTGTCTGCACCTCTGGATGTTTCGCGATCAGCCATAACGCGAAGCTCAGAGCATTCGCAATAGTCTCATGGCCCGCAAGCATAATCGTCAGGCACTCGTCATGCACCTGTTGATCCGACATACGGCCGCTGGAGTCATCTACATCCACTGCTTCAAGCAACATGGAAAGAAGGTCGCCTCGATCTCCCGGCGACCGGCGTCGCTCCCGAATCATTCCATAGATAATGGCGTCGAGGTCAGCCTGTCCCTTGCGAATCCGTTTCATGGCAGGCAGAGGCAATCGTTGAATCTGTTCAGAAAAAGGCAGAATAGCCAGTGGAAGAAATCCCATGAACGCATCGACCGCCGTCGAAACCTTCTTCACCTCTTCGTGCGACTGAACGTCCAGATCGAACAGGCACTTGCCGACGATCCGCAGTGCCAACTCCAGCATATCTTCGTGCACATCACGAACTGAGCCCCGCTTCCAACTCTCTGAGATCCCCGCAGCATTTTGCCCAATCACCTCGCCATACGCCGCAATACGTTGACGCAGGAATGCTGGCTGCGCAAGCCTCCGTTGACGCATATGCAGTGGTTCCTCACTGGTCAGCAAGCCCTCACCCAGCACGATCTTCGCCCGCTGCATCACAATGCCGCGATGATGCTTGTTCGCATCTTTGAGAAGGAAATCCTCAACTAGCTCAGGGTGATTCAATTGGTAGATATGCCGTCCAAAGACGGTGTAGTGGACCAAGTCACCATAACGACGCGCAGACTCCGTCATAGACTCCACCGCCGTCTGTCGAAACATGCGCCCAGAGACAAATCGTGGAAGAAAAGAAGGACCGGCAGGGTATCTCTTCGAGCGTCCAGGATGAATATCGAGTGCGACCGTAGTCATTCGGACCTCTACATGAGTTTAGACTCACCCAGCCATACTTCCGGCATCGGGGCCCAAATGACTTTGATCTGTTGGAAGAGATGCTGATCAAGCATCTATCGCCAAATCTTCTAACCGCAATTACATCCCCTTCAGAATCGAACCCACAATACCGCCGACAACCCCGCCCTCAGCAGCCTGCTGCGCGCGCTCCTTCGGCAGGTACTCCTGAATCTGATGTGCAAGCCGCGAGATCGGCAGAGTCTGCAACCACACACGACCGGGACCTGTAAGCGCCGCAAGAAAGACACCATCGCCGCCAAAGATCAGATTCTTGATGCCAGGTACGCGCTGAATCTGAAATGAAACGGTAGACTGAAACGCGCCCACATGACCGGGATGAACCCGCAGCGTCTCACCGGGAGCAAGATCCTTGATCACAAGTTCCCCAGAGAGCTCAAGCCACGCAATGCCCTGTCCGCTGATCTTCTGCAATAAAAATCCGTCACCACCGAAGATCCCCGCGCCAAGCGACTGCTGAAAACCAACCCCCAGCTCGATGGCCGCGGTAGCGCAGAGAAAACCATGCCGGTGAACGAGGTACTCATGCGCCGGACCAACCTCCACAGGCACAATGTGTCCTGGCACCCGCGTCGCGAACGCAACCTCGCCGGCGCCGCCAATAGCGCGGTACTCCGTCATGAACAGCGATCCGCCTCCGGCCACCCTCGCGATAGCGCCAAAGAAACCACCGCCACCGGCATGTTGAGTGTGCGTAGTCATCTGAACTGAAGCAGTCATCCACGAGAGTTCTCCCGCCTCCGAGATGACCGCGTCATTCGGGCCAAGGGCAAACTCCAGAACGGGCATGGTAGTGCCAAGAATGCGACTTTGCATAAGATCTCCTGATACCGCAACGCAACAAGTATACGTGGGTGGCGAACCTTCCCTTATTCGGACAGTTCTTAGCCTGGTTTGCGCGAAAAGCCCGTACGAAACAACACCTCGAGAATCCGAACCGCAGCCTTCATACTAGCCTTCACATCACCCGAAACCTTGGAGGTCCCTCCCCTGCGCTTGCGATAATCAACCGGAATCTCCCGAATGCGAAGCTTATTCCGCGCAGCACGAATCTGCATCTCGAGATTCCATCCATAGGTCAACTCTGACATTTGTAACTCGTTAAGTGACGTTCTGCGAATTGCCCGAAAAGGCCCCATATCGGTATATCGAACACCTTGTA
The Edaphobacter lichenicola genome window above contains:
- the argG gene encoding argininosuccinate synthase, which encodes MSVILETLPLGQKVGIAFSGGLDTSAALHWMKQKGAIPYAYTANLGQPDEADYDEIPRKALEYGAEKARLIDCRGPLVREGIAALQSGAFHITTAGVTYFNTTPIGRAVTGTMLVTAMKEDDVNIWGDGSTFKGNDIERFYRYGLLVNPDLKVYKPWLDPTFIDELGGRAEMSAFMTKAGFGYKMSAEKAYSTDSNILGATHEAKDLELLTTSMKIVAPIMGTAFWRDDVTIKPEEITIRFEEGFPVALNGKELSDPVALMLEANAIGGRHGLGMSDQIENRIIEAKSRGIYESPGLALLFIAYERLITGIHNEDTIEQYRDSGRKLGRLLYQGRWFDPQAIMLREAAQRWVAKPVTGEVTIELRRGNDYSILNTASPNLTFHPERLTMEKGESTFSPRDRIGQLTMRNLDITDTRAKLITYAQTGLITLSKGSEMPQLTTTKEPKE
- a CDS encoding GIY-YIG nuclease family protein; this translates as MSFLFVVIPEGNLRFASQATDTTESTMPKREYQFWLYILSNRSHILYIGVTNNLRKRIYQHRKEAPSSFTSRYKVTRLVFFERHQYINNAIAREKELKHWTRTQKIALIEKTNPTWEELMPDESGEPAAKETKPQCQRANNLP
- the argH gene encoding argininosuccinate lyase, with the translated sequence MSNNEQPTKMWSGRFREPLDPTFESWQRSFPFDWRLVPYEVEASIAHARAIQAAGILTSEELLQMEEGLRAIAQQHSEQGEAIVTATPQAEDVHHYVELELTKQIGDLALKLHTGRSRNEQIATDMRLFVREAIDNTLAGLTAWRKALVELAEQAGEATMPSYTHLQRAEPVLVAHWLLAYVSMIERDASRLTDARKRMNLCPLGSGAVAGATLALDRTIAARALAFDAPTPNSMDATSDRDFALEFTQAIATLGIHISRFAEELTLYSTAEFGFLDLPERFSTGSSAMPQKKNPDLTELIRGKSGRLLGAATTLATLIKGLPLAYNKDLQEGQEPVFDAADTIAGILSVLPAFTASLKFRYDAMKIAAHSGYLNAMAAATYLTDKGIPFRKAHEHIGNAVRLGLETQRELQQLTLDELRTICPQFGDDFFQAITLEATLDCHDVIGGTARPRVKTALTEAKARLTEHA
- a CDS encoding GNAT family N-acetyltransferase, producing MTVSESTSSSRLRVGGATVRKAKLPDAVAIFDLVNSLSGDGTLLRRNYAEICENIRDFAVAESPVDGDSGGVFLGCGALHLYGPHLAEVRSIVVKPEAKGQGAGGRLLRALLEEAEEQKVTAVCLFTRIPDFFFHFGFRVVDRTTLPDKIYKDCQTCPRLYACDEVAMVRGPLPKIAVLGPSRIAQPELVKLQTGVISQGN
- a CDS encoding ABC transporter ATP-binding protein, translating into MQGNLVEPFLHLAHVNVARGENVVLHDINLSVNAGEHIAILGPNGCGKSTLIKTITCECYPVVHPEMKVRIFGRERWDLTELKKRLGVVSAELPGKQTLKTSGRDAVITGFFSSSTLWPNLLVTDSMRVHAEVVLRQIDAVGFAEKLVGEMSAGQQRRIMIGRALVGSAGMLLLDEPSNALDLAAQAELRGLMRRLAQQGTGIMLITHHIADIPPEIDRILMMREGRIVADGSKAELLTAERLSDLFKTEVQLSERDGFYHAW
- a CDS encoding MauE/DoxX family redox-associated membrane protein, giving the protein MAEESEFADERLAYALLRMVVGINLMMHGVSRMIAGPGEFAAKLVMQFGHAPLPAWSVWFFGLILPTIESLLGLLVLIGLRTRAALIAASLLIAVLTFGSALLQDWAAAGTQLTCALIYSALIFLHRYNGYSIDSWMKSR
- a CDS encoding cytochrome P450 gives rise to the protein MTTVALDIHPGRSKRYPAGPSFLPRFVSGRMFRQTAVESMTESARRYGDLVHYTVFGRHIYQLNHPELVEDFLLKDANKHHRGIVMQRAKIVLGEGLLTSEEPLHMRQRRLAQPAFLRQRIAAYGEVIGQNAAGISESWKRGSVRDVHEDMLELALRIVGKCLFDLDVQSHEEVKKVSTAVDAFMGFLPLAILPFSEQIQRLPLPAMKRIRKGQADLDAIIYGMIRERRRSPGDRGDLLSMLLEAVDVDDSSGRMSDQQVHDECLTIMLAGHETIANALSFALWLIAKHPEVQTRLWQEARTVLGDRTSTAEDYSRLPYATQVFSETMRLYPPVWVTARTCVEPYEIAGYAIAKGAVLVAPQFVVHRDPRFYADPLRFDPDRFAVDKRETARPRPRFAFFPFAAGSRQCIGEGLAWMEGVLSLVTIVRDWRLSLPEGSAEIALNPAISLRPKHGVPLLVERRG
- a CDS encoding TIGR00266 family protein, with the translated sequence MQSRILGTTMPVLEFALGPNDAVISEAGELSWMTASVQMTTHTQHAGGGGFFGAIARVAGGGSLFMTEYRAIGGAGEVAFATRVPGHIVPVEVGPAHEYLVHRHGFLCATAAIELGVGFQQSLGAGIFGGDGFLLQKISGQGIAWLELSGELVIKDLAPGETLRVHPGHVGAFQSTVSFQIQRVPGIKNLIFGGDGVFLAALTGPGRVWLQTLPISRLAHQIQEYLPKERAQQAAEGGVVGGIVGSILKGM